From Solidesulfovibrio carbinoliphilus subsp. oakridgensis, the proteins below share one genomic window:
- the hypE gene encoding hydrogenase expression/formation protein HypE, with amino-acid sequence MDKVLLDYGSGGRASHRFVQDLFFKHLGNDILARMDDAAVLHLNGPVAMSTDSFVVDPIFFPGGDIGSLAVHGTVNDVAMMGARPLYLTCGFILEEGLPLADLERVVASMGQAARDAGVRIVAGDTKVVQRGAADKIFINTTGVGEIVVDPAPGGNRARIGDAVLVSGSMGDHGLAILSTREGLSFAAPVVSDSAALWGLVEKVLAAAGDVHVLRDPTRGGLGTTLNEIAGQSAVGIELVQADIPIDPAVAGGCAVLGLDPLYLANEGKCICIVPGDKALATLEVLRADPLGRDAAVIGRVVAEHPGKVAMVTPLGGRRLLGMLEGEQLPRIC; translated from the coding sequence ATGGACAAGGTATTGCTCGACTATGGCAGCGGCGGGCGGGCATCGCACCGCTTCGTCCAGGACCTCTTTTTCAAGCATCTCGGCAACGACATCCTGGCCCGCATGGACGATGCCGCCGTTTTGCATCTCAACGGCCCGGTCGCCATGAGCACGGATTCCTTCGTGGTCGACCCGATCTTTTTCCCGGGCGGCGACATCGGGTCCCTGGCCGTCCATGGCACGGTCAACGACGTGGCCATGATGGGGGCCCGGCCGCTCTACCTGACCTGCGGCTTCATCCTGGAAGAAGGCCTGCCCCTGGCCGATCTCGAACGCGTGGTCGCTTCCATGGGCCAGGCGGCGCGGGATGCCGGGGTGCGGATCGTGGCCGGCGACACCAAGGTGGTGCAGCGGGGCGCGGCGGACAAGATCTTCATCAACACCACGGGCGTGGGCGAGATCGTGGTCGATCCGGCTCCGGGCGGCAACCGGGCCCGGATCGGGGACGCGGTGCTGGTATCCGGGTCCATGGGCGACCACGGGCTGGCCATTCTCTCCACTCGGGAAGGCCTTTCCTTCGCCGCCCCGGTGGTCAGCGACAGCGCGGCCTTGTGGGGATTGGTGGAAAAGGTCCTGGCCGCGGCCGGCGATGTCCACGTCCTTCGCGACCCCACGCGCGGCGGCCTTGGCACGACCCTCAACGAGATCGCGGGCCAGTCGGCTGTCGGCATCGAGCTCGTCCAGGCCGACATTCCCATCGATCCGGCCGTGGCCGGCGGCTGTGCCGTGCTCGGCCTCGATCCGCTCTATCTCGCCAACGAGGGCAAGTGCATCTGCATCGTGCCGGGCGACAAGGCGTTGGCGACGCTCGAGGTTTTGCGGGCCGATCCGCTCGGCCGGGACGCGGCGGTCATCGGCCGGGTGGTGGCCGAGCATCCGGGCAAGGTGGCCATGGTCACGCCTCTTGGCGGCCGGCGGCTTCTCGGCATGCTCGAAGGCGAGCAGCTGCCGCGCATCTGCTAG
- a CDS encoding ATP-binding protein: MLEDLIRETDAIGCLSGDALLLLDKDGIILHATPAAAPLLGSPANQLTGLPFGIPVMCDGQAEVTLAATGRVALLRRESLHESGLPLTRVVLRDVTEHRAVLAELAAAREAAKAGERAKSHFLANITHEIRTPMIGILGMTELTLATKLTEKQREYLEMARHSAQSLLTVLNDIVDYARIEVGALELARTPFDLYATVEETISVFRPLAAKKHLVIGYQFIGAVPQVLVGDASRLRQILINLVGNAVKFTDAGSVVLTITRADDGSERKAAQLHLAVRDTGIGIPRDKIQAIFDSFTQADVSAARRYQGAGLGLAIVRHLVEMQGGLYSVESEEGQGSIFSFTLTFALPEGRTNDAEDAPGNGHKKPRPLSILLAEDNPINQLYVQELLEMDGHEVVVAHTGRRALEALRRKYFDAILMDIQMPEMDGLEATRAIRTDQTGDFDPNIPIVALTAHALKGDRETFLRAGMNEYLSKPVSPAGLEAALMRAVGDAEARKTAGAAVDEAAKERAAAAEHTVAAGGGVSEGNAPYPAPASEDGLLDWTELLAKARGNTGFLMKLFGAFVAEQPINLESMREALAMADFDQLAFMAHSLKGASATMCAPALREASHNLERAAKDYDAAHASEAFAAMERAMNDVLRTMGEKLAAGA, from the coding sequence ATGCTCGAAGACCTGATCCGCGAAACCGACGCCATCGGTTGTCTTTCCGGGGATGCCCTGCTCCTGCTCGACAAGGATGGCATCATCCTGCACGCCACGCCCGCGGCCGCCCCCCTCCTCGGCAGCCCGGCCAACCAATTGACCGGACTCCCCTTCGGCATTCCGGTGATGTGCGACGGGCAGGCCGAGGTGACCCTTGCCGCCACAGGCCGCGTGGCGCTCCTGCGTCGGGAGAGCCTGCACGAATCCGGCCTGCCGCTCACCCGGGTGGTCCTTCGCGACGTGACCGAACACCGGGCGGTCCTGGCCGAACTGGCCGCCGCCCGCGAGGCCGCCAAGGCCGGCGAGCGGGCCAAAAGCCATTTCCTGGCCAACATCACTCATGAGATCCGCACGCCCATGATCGGCATCCTCGGCATGACCGAGCTGACGCTCGCCACCAAGCTGACGGAAAAACAACGGGAATACCTGGAGATGGCCCGGCATTCGGCCCAGTCCCTGCTGACGGTCTTAAACGACATCGTGGACTATGCCCGCATCGAGGTCGGGGCCCTCGAACTGGCCAGGACCCCCTTTGACCTCTATGCCACGGTGGAAGAGACCATAAGCGTCTTCCGGCCGTTGGCCGCGAAAAAGCACCTGGTCATCGGCTACCAGTTCATCGGCGCCGTGCCGCAAGTGCTGGTCGGCGACGCCAGCCGCCTGCGCCAGATCCTCATCAACCTGGTCGGCAACGCCGTCAAATTCACGGACGCCGGCAGCGTGGTCCTCACCATCACCCGGGCCGACGACGGGTCGGAAAGAAAGGCGGCCCAACTGCATCTGGCCGTTCGCGACACGGGCATCGGCATTCCCCGGGACAAGATCCAGGCCATTTTCGACAGCTTCACCCAGGCCGACGTCTCGGCCGCCCGCCGCTACCAGGGAGCGGGGCTGGGGCTTGCCATCGTGCGGCACCTGGTGGAGATGCAGGGAGGCCTTTACAGCGTGGAAAGCGAAGAGGGACAGGGAAGCATTTTCTCCTTCACCCTGACCTTCGCCCTGCCCGAGGGACGGACGAACGACGCCGAGGACGCTCCAGGAAACGGGCACAAAAAACCCCGGCCCCTCTCCATCCTGCTGGCCGAGGACAATCCCATAAACCAGCTCTACGTGCAGGAACTCCTGGAGATGGACGGCCACGAGGTGGTGGTGGCCCACACCGGCCGGCGCGCCCTGGAGGCCCTGCGCCGCAAATATTTCGATGCCATCCTCATGGACATCCAGATGCCGGAGATGGACGGCCTGGAAGCCACCCGGGCCATCCGGACCGACCAGACCGGGGATTTCGATCCCAACATTCCGATCGTGGCCCTGACCGCCCACGCCCTCAAAGGCGACCGGGAGACCTTCCTGCGGGCCGGCATGAACGAATACCTGAGCAAGCCCGTCAGTCCGGCCGGACTGGAAGCGGCCCTGATGCGGGCTGTCGGCGACGCGGAGGCGAGGAAGACCGCCGGTGCCGCTGTCGACGAGGCCGCGAAAGAGCGAGCGGCCGCGGCTGAACACACGGTTGCGGCCGGTGGCGGGGTTTCGGAAGGGAACGCGCCCTATCCGGCCCCGGCCAGCGAGGATGGTCTCCTCGATTGGACCGAGCTCCTGGCCAAGGCCCGGGGCAATACCGGCTTTCTCATGAAGCTTTTCGGGGCGTTCGTGGCCGAGCAGCCGATCAATCTGGAATCCATGCGCGAAGCCCTGGCCATGGCCGATTTCGACCAGCTGGCCTTCATGGCCCATTCGCTCAAAGGGGCTTCGGCCACCATGTGTGCCCCGGCCCTGCGGGAAGCCAGCCACAACCTGGAACGGGCGGCCAAGGACTATGACGCGGCCCATGCCAGCGAGGCGTTCGCGGCCATGGAACGGGCCATGAACGACGTGCTGCGGACCATGGGGGAAAAGCTGGCGGCCGGCGCGTAG
- the dapB gene encoding 4-hydroxy-tetrahydrodipicolinate reductase, with amino-acid sequence MSVCDVVIMGAMGRMGQTLIRFVRTDPDLRLAGALERSGCTAGLEGLDCAVGDDLATVLAKCPGAVVIDFTSPESTVAAAAVAAQSGNPMVIGTTGLSPDQVRTLEAAAARTPVFFAPNMSVGISVLLQVLPELVRKLGPDYNLEIMEIHHNRKADAPSGTAIKLGQCLAAARGAEYDAVKRHCRDGIIGPRPSDEIGVAALRGGDVVGDHTVYFFGPGERIEVTHRVNNRETFAQGALRAAKWVRGQKPGRLLAMADMVA; translated from the coding sequence ATGAGTGTATGCGACGTGGTGATCATGGGGGCCATGGGGCGCATGGGCCAGACCCTGATCCGATTCGTCAGGACCGATCCGGATCTGCGTCTGGCCGGGGCTCTGGAGCGCAGCGGCTGCACGGCGGGGCTTGAGGGCCTTGATTGCGCCGTGGGCGACGACCTGGCGACCGTGCTCGCCAAGTGCCCGGGCGCGGTGGTGATCGATTTCACCTCTCCGGAAAGCACGGTGGCCGCGGCCGCGGTGGCCGCCCAAAGCGGCAATCCCATGGTCATCGGCACGACCGGCCTTTCCCCGGACCAGGTCCGGACCCTGGAAGCGGCGGCGGCCAGGACGCCGGTCTTTTTCGCCCCCAATATGAGCGTGGGCATAAGCGTCCTGCTGCAAGTCCTGCCGGAGCTCGTGCGCAAGCTCGGTCCGGACTACAACCTGGAGATCATGGAAATCCACCACAACCGGAAGGCCGATGCGCCAAGCGGCACGGCCATCAAGCTCGGCCAGTGCCTGGCCGCGGCCCGGGGAGCCGAATACGACGCGGTCAAGCGCCACTGCCGCGACGGCATCATCGGGCCGCGCCCGAGCGACGAGATCGGCGTGGCCGCCCTGCGCGGCGGCGACGTGGTCGGCGACCACACGGTCTATTTCTTCGGACCGGGCGAGCGGATCGAGGTCACCCACAGGGTGAACAACCGCGAGACCTTTGCCCAGGGGGCCCTGCGGGCGGCCAAGTGGGTGCGCGGGCAAAAGCCCGGCCGGCTCCTGGCCATGGCCGACATGGTGGCCTAG
- the rsfS gene encoding ribosome silencing factor yields MPEKKSDKNLSARDKAVIVASWLAEKKAKDILAIEVAPLNPVCDAMILASAVSLRQAKALADHVLLRSGEEGFSYLGMEGYGNGQWILLDLNDVMVHIFQEDLRPFYNLEGLWSEGKRIPLPALPKPEKRSEPEPDTSAE; encoded by the coding sequence ATGCCCGAAAAAAAATCCGACAAGAACCTGTCCGCCAGGGACAAGGCCGTCATAGTCGCTTCCTGGCTGGCCGAGAAAAAGGCCAAGGACATCCTGGCCATTGAAGTCGCCCCGTTAAACCCCGTCTGCGACGCCATGATCCTGGCCTCGGCCGTGAGCCTCAGGCAGGCCAAGGCCCTGGCCGATCACGTCCTTTTGCGCAGCGGCGAGGAGGGGTTTTCCTACCTCGGCATGGAAGGCTACGGCAACGGCCAGTGGATCCTGCTCGACTTGAACGACGTCATGGTCCACATCTTCCAGGAAGACCTGCGGCCGTTTTACAACCTCGAAGGCCTGTGGTCCGAGGGCAAACGCATTCCTCTGCCGGCCCTGCCGAAGCCGGAGAAACGGTCCGAACCCGAACCCGATACGAGCGCTGAATGA
- a CDS encoding RtcB family protein: protein MGRHDVRRREALVWEMPQTGSMRVPAMLFGTEAALAAMEDGVFAQLRNVASLPGIAGQALAMPDAHTGYGFPIGCVAAFDARAGGVVSAGGVGFDIGCGVRTLVSDLDREDVEPVRESLADRLYDAVPAGLGAGGRLRLSDRDMDRMLAGGAAWAVREGFGQTGDLPRCEEGGTMPGADPAGVSAKARERQRDELGTLGSGNHYLEVQHVEKIFDSRTASAYGLRPGQVVVSIHCGSRGLGHQVATEHMAAMLAAAPGHGLTVADPELAFAPIESPAGVRYLGAMRAAINCALAGRQIITHLVREVFAALFPGCRLALLYDVSHNTCKVERHAVGKSVKTLHVHRKGATRALGPGHPDLPETFREVGQPVIVGGSMGTSSYVLSGTEASEALSFASACHGAGRAMSRKQAAKRFSAKGVVAALAGQGITIRTHTLRGVAEEAPGAYKDIEEVAQTTHALGLAAKTARLRPLACIKG from the coding sequence ATGGGACGGCACGACGTGCGACGCCGAGAGGCGCTTGTCTGGGAGATGCCGCAAACGGGTTCCATGCGGGTGCCGGCCATGCTTTTCGGCACGGAAGCGGCCCTCGCGGCCATGGAGGACGGGGTCTTCGCCCAACTGCGAAACGTGGCCTCCCTGCCCGGCATCGCCGGCCAGGCCCTGGCCATGCCGGACGCCCACACGGGGTATGGCTTCCCCATCGGCTGCGTGGCCGCCTTCGACGCCCGGGCCGGGGGCGTGGTCAGCGCCGGGGGTGTGGGCTTCGACATCGGCTGCGGCGTGCGAACGCTGGTGTCCGACCTGGACCGGGAAGACGTGGAACCGGTCCGGGAAAGCCTGGCCGACCGGCTCTACGACGCGGTGCCGGCCGGACTCGGAGCCGGAGGACGACTGCGTCTCTCGGATCGGGACATGGACCGGATGCTTGCCGGCGGCGCGGCCTGGGCCGTGCGCGAGGGGTTTGGCCAGACCGGGGACCTGCCGCGTTGCGAGGAAGGCGGGACCATGCCCGGAGCCGATCCGGCCGGGGTCTCGGCCAAGGCCCGGGAGCGCCAGCGCGACGAACTCGGCACGCTCGGGTCCGGCAACCACTATCTCGAAGTGCAGCACGTGGAAAAAATTTTCGATTCCCGGACCGCCTCGGCCTACGGCTTGCGCCCGGGCCAGGTTGTGGTTTCCATCCACTGCGGTTCGCGCGGGCTCGGGCATCAAGTGGCCACCGAACACATGGCGGCCATGCTGGCCGCCGCGCCCGGGCACGGCCTCACCGTGGCCGACCCGGAACTGGCCTTCGCCCCCATCGAGTCTCCGGCCGGGGTCCGGTATCTCGGGGCCATGCGGGCCGCCATCAACTGCGCCCTGGCCGGCCGGCAGATCATCACCCACCTCGTGCGCGAGGTTTTTGCCGCGCTTTTTCCCGGCTGCCGGCTGGCCCTGCTCTACGACGTGTCCCACAACACCTGCAAGGTCGAACGCCACGCCGTGGGGAAAAGCGTCAAGACCCTCCATGTCCACCGCAAAGGGGCCACCCGGGCCCTCGGCCCTGGCCATCCCGACCTGCCCGAAACGTTTCGTGAGGTGGGCCAGCCGGTCATCGTCGGGGGCAGCATGGGCACGAGCTCGTACGTGCTGTCCGGAACCGAGGCTTCCGAGGCCCTGTCCTTCGCCTCGGCCTGCCACGGCGCCGGCCGGGCCATGAGCCGCAAACAGGCGGCCAAGCGCTTCTCGGCAAAAGGCGTCGTCGCCGCCCTGGCCGGCCAGGGCATCACCATCCGGACCCACACCCTGCGGGGCGTGGCCGAAGAGGCTCCCGGCGCCTACAAGGATATCGAGGAAGTGGCACAGACCACCCATGCCCTGGGGTTGGCAGCCAAAACCGCCAGGCTTCGCCCCCTGGCCTGCATCAAAGGGTAA
- the pgm gene encoding phosphoglucomutase (alpha-D-glucose-1,6-bisphosphate-dependent), whose protein sequence is MAVSPLAGKPAPRSLLVNVPRLVASYYSIKPDPAEPVCRVSFGTSGHRGTSFDGSFNEDHILATTQAICDYRAGQGISGPLYLGMDTHALSEPAFMTALEVLAANDVATRIQTGRGYTPTPVVSHAILTFNRDHKNVTADGIVITPSHNPPEDGGFKYNPPSGGPADTDITNTVQQMANAYLEKKLAGVRRLPFAAALRAATTEAYDYVTPYVADLANIVDMQVIRDSKIRIGVDPLGGSGIGFWQPMVERYGLNLSLVSDVVDPTFSFMTVDKDGKIRMDCSSPYAMARLIEHRDAYDIAFGNDPDYDRHGIVTRSAGLLNPNSYLSVAIHYLFTTRPEWRADAAVGKTVVSSAMIDRVAASLGRRLCEVPVGFKWFVSGLVDGSFGFGGEESAGASFLRKDGTVWTTDKDGIIMDLLAAEITAKTGKDPAAHYADLTARFGQPVYERLDAPATKAQKAALGKLSPEMVTATSLAGEAITAKLTHAPGNGAAIGGLKVVTENGWFAARPSGTEDVYKIYAESFNGRDHLQALQAEAKEIVDAAFKAAGV, encoded by the coding sequence ATGGCCGTCAGTCCCCTGGCCGGCAAACCGGCTCCGCGCTCGCTCCTCGTCAACGTGCCCCGGCTGGTCGCGTCCTACTATTCCATCAAGCCCGATCCGGCCGAGCCCGTCTGCCGGGTCTCGTTCGGCACCTCGGGCCATCGGGGAACGTCCTTTGACGGGTCGTTCAACGAGGACCACATCCTGGCCACCACCCAGGCCATCTGCGACTACCGGGCCGGGCAGGGCATCTCCGGGCCGCTCTATCTCGGCATGGACACCCACGCCCTGTCCGAGCCGGCCTTCATGACGGCGCTGGAGGTCCTGGCCGCCAACGACGTGGCCACCCGCATCCAGACCGGCCGGGGCTACACCCCGACCCCGGTGGTCTCCCACGCCATCCTGACCTTCAACCGCGACCACAAGAATGTCACGGCCGACGGCATCGTGATCACGCCCTCGCACAACCCCCCGGAGGACGGCGGATTCAAGTACAATCCCCCGTCCGGGGGCCCGGCCGACACCGACATCACCAACACCGTCCAACAGATGGCCAACGCCTACCTGGAAAAAAAGCTGGCCGGCGTCAGACGCCTGCCTTTTGCCGCCGCCCTTCGGGCCGCGACCACCGAAGCGTACGACTACGTGACCCCGTATGTGGCCGATCTGGCCAACATCGTGGACATGCAGGTCATCCGGGATTCCAAGATCCGCATCGGCGTGGACCCGCTCGGCGGATCGGGCATCGGGTTCTGGCAGCCCATGGTCGAGCGCTACGGGCTCAACCTTTCCCTGGTCAGCGATGTGGTGGACCCGACCTTTTCCTTCATGACCGTGGACAAGGACGGCAAGATCCGCATGGACTGCTCCTCGCCCTACGCCATGGCCCGCCTGATCGAACACCGCGACGCCTACGACATCGCCTTTGGCAACGACCCGGACTACGACCGGCACGGCATCGTCACCCGCTCGGCCGGACTCCTCAATCCCAACAGCTACCTTTCCGTGGCCATCCACTACCTTTTCACCACCCGGCCCGAGTGGCGCGCCGACGCGGCCGTGGGCAAGACCGTGGTCTCGAGCGCCATGATCGACCGGGTGGCCGCCTCCCTCGGCCGGCGCCTGTGCGAGGTGCCGGTCGGATTCAAGTGGTTCGTGTCCGGGCTGGTGGACGGCTCCTTCGGCTTTGGCGGCGAGGAGAGCGCCGGCGCGTCGTTCCTGCGCAAGGACGGCACGGTCTGGACGACCGACAAGGACGGCATCATCATGGACCTGCTCGCGGCCGAGATCACGGCCAAAACCGGCAAGGATCCGGCCGCCCACTACGCCGATCTCACCGCCCGCTTCGGCCAGCCAGTCTACGAACGCCTGGACGCTCCGGCCACCAAGGCCCAAAAGGCGGCACTGGGCAAGCTTTCGCCCGAAATGGTCACGGCCACGTCCCTGGCCGGCGAGGCCATCACGGCCAAGCTCACCCATGCCCCGGGCAACGGCGCGGCCATCGGCGGCCTCAAGGTCGTGACCGAGAACGGCTGGTTCGCGGCCCGGCCCTCGGGCACCGAGGACGTTTACAAGATCTACGCCGAAAGCTTCAACGGCCGGGACCATTTGCAGGCCCTGCAAGCCGAGGCCAAAGAGATCGTGGACGCCGCCTTCAAGGCGGCGGGGGTGTAG
- a CDS encoding phenylacetate--CoA ligase family protein: protein MIFDMDIETLPREDLEALQLKRLKTLCERVYANVAFYRRAFDEAGVKPADIKSLADVRYLPFTEKQDLRNHYPFGLFAVPKDNVVRIHASSGTTGKATVSGYTQRDVNNWATMMARSLTAAGAGRRDIIHVAYGYGLFTGGLGAHYGAERLGATTIPVSGGGTRRQAMLLRDFGATVLCCTPSYSLVLYETALEAGIDFKDLPLRIGVFGAEPWSDEMRRDIEAKMGIKAIDIYGLSEIMGPGVGIECVEAQHGAHLQEDHFLFEVIDPETKEPVGPGEVGELVITTLTKEAQPLIRYRTRDVTRLEYTPCKCGRTFARMVRVQGRSDDMLIIRGVNVFPSQIESILLETEGLTPHYQLVVEREGNLDTLTVQVEVDEKLFSDEIRKLQRLEGKIQKNIKEFLGVTALVKLVEPRAIQRSEGKAKRIVDLRHV from the coding sequence ATGATTTTCGATATGGACATCGAAACCCTGCCCAGGGAAGACCTGGAGGCGCTGCAGCTCAAGCGCCTCAAAACGCTGTGCGAACGGGTTTACGCCAACGTGGCCTTCTACCGGCGCGCCTTTGACGAGGCCGGGGTCAAGCCGGCCGACATCAAAAGCCTGGCCGACGTGCGCTATCTTCCGTTTACCGAGAAACAGGATCTGCGCAACCACTATCCGTTCGGTCTTTTCGCCGTGCCGAAAGACAACGTGGTGCGCATCCACGCCTCTTCCGGCACCACGGGCAAGGCGACCGTGTCCGGCTACACCCAGCGCGACGTCAACAACTGGGCCACCATGATGGCCCGGTCCCTGACTGCGGCCGGGGCCGGCCGGCGCGACATCATCCATGTGGCCTACGGCTACGGCCTTTTCACCGGCGGGCTTGGGGCACACTACGGAGCCGAGCGCCTGGGTGCGACCACCATCCCGGTCTCGGGCGGCGGCACCCGGCGGCAAGCCATGCTGCTGCGCGATTTCGGCGCCACGGTCCTTTGCTGCACCCCGTCCTACAGCCTGGTCCTGTATGAGACCGCCCTCGAGGCCGGCATCGACTTCAAGGACCTGCCCCTTCGCATCGGCGTCTTTGGGGCCGAACCCTGGTCCGACGAGATGCGCCGGGACATCGAGGCCAAGATGGGCATCAAGGCCATCGACATCTACGGCCTGTCCGAGATCATGGGACCCGGGGTCGGCATCGAGTGCGTCGAGGCCCAGCACGGGGCCCACCTCCAGGAAGACCATTTCCTGTTCGAGGTGATCGATCCCGAAACCAAGGAGCCCGTGGGGCCGGGCGAGGTCGGCGAGCTAGTCATCACCACGCTGACCAAGGAAGCCCAGCCGCTCATCCGCTACCGCACCCGGGACGTCACCCGGCTCGAATACACGCCCTGCAAATGCGGCCGCACCTTCGCCCGCATGGTGCGCGTCCAGGGCAGAAGCGACGATATGCTGATCATCCGCGGGGTCAATGTCTTCCCGTCCCAGATCGAGAGCATCCTGCTTGAAACCGAGGGGCTGACCCCCCACTACCAACTGGTGGTCGAACGCGAGGGCAACCTCGATACACTCACCGTGCAGGTGGAAGTGGACGAAAAGCTCTTTTCCGACGAGATTAGAAAGCTCCAGCGCCTGGAAGGCAAGATCCAAAAGAACATCAAGGAGTTTCTGGGCGTCACCGCCCTGGTCAAGCTGGTCGAGCCCCGGGCCATCCAGCGCTCGGAAGGCAAGGCCAAACGCATCGTGGACCTGCGCCACGTCTAA
- the gpmI gene encoding 2,3-bisphosphoglycerate-independent phosphoglycerate mutase has product MKPAPTLLLILDGWGLAPAGPGNAVAQAKTPALDRLLAEYPATTLACSGRAVGLPDGFMGNSEVGHMNIGAGRVVYQDMTRIDMAVEDGSLADNPVLADLARASLAAGGRVHLMGLVSDGGVHSHVHHLKALVAALAALGQRDICIHALLDGRDTPPQSGADHVGNLDRYLRDTGVGRIVSLIGRFYAMDRDKRWERVAEAYAALTEGKGEPFSDPVAAVAAAYAVGQTDEFVRPRVLAGGDGAIRDGDAVFFFNFRADRAREITSALTRDDFDGFPRGIRPKLSGFATMTEYDGTFGLPVAFGPVAVTDVLGEVYSRAGLTQLRLAETEKYAHVTYFLNCGREEPFPGEERRLVPSPRDVATYDLKPGMSAVGVTDMFLREMDKGYSLAVMNLANCDMVGHTGVLAAAIAAVETVDACVDRIVSASVAAGWRVLVTADHGNVEEMIAPGGGPMTAHTLNPVRLILVDPGRKDARLAPGKLGDIAPTLLTLAGLPVPEAMTGTCLVETSGEAAA; this is encoded by the coding sequence ATGAAGCCCGCGCCTACACTGCTTCTGATCCTGGACGGCTGGGGGCTGGCGCCGGCCGGACCCGGCAATGCCGTGGCCCAGGCGAAAACACCGGCCCTCGATCGCCTCCTGGCCGAATACCCCGCAACGACCCTGGCCTGCTCGGGCCGGGCGGTCGGCCTGCCGGACGGGTTCATGGGCAACTCCGAAGTCGGGCACATGAACATCGGCGCCGGCCGGGTCGTCTACCAGGACATGACCCGCATCGACATGGCCGTGGAAGACGGCAGCCTGGCGGACAACCCGGTCCTGGCCGACCTGGCCCGGGCCTCGCTCGCCGCCGGCGGCCGCGTCCACCTCATGGGCCTTGTCTCCGACGGCGGGGTGCACAGCCATGTGCATCACCTGAAAGCCCTGGTCGCGGCCCTTGCCGCCCTTGGCCAGAGAGACATCTGCATCCATGCCCTGCTCGACGGCCGCGACACCCCGCCCCAAAGCGGGGCGGACCATGTCGGGAACCTGGACCGCTACCTGCGGGATACGGGTGTTGGCCGCATCGTTTCCCTGATCGGTCGGTTTTACGCCATGGACCGGGACAAGCGGTGGGAGCGGGTGGCCGAGGCCTACGCCGCCCTGACGGAAGGGAAGGGCGAGCCCTTTTCCGATCCGGTCGCCGCCGTGGCCGCGGCCTATGCCGTGGGCCAGACGGACGAGTTCGTGAGGCCCCGGGTGCTGGCCGGCGGGGACGGGGCCATCCGCGACGGCGACGCCGTCTTTTTTTTCAACTTCCGGGCCGACCGGGCACGGGAGATCACCAGCGCGCTCACCCGTGACGATTTCGACGGCTTCCCTCGCGGGATCCGGCCGAAGCTCTCCGGGTTCGCCACCATGACCGAATACGACGGCACCTTCGGCCTGCCCGTGGCCTTTGGCCCGGTGGCCGTCACCGACGTCCTCGGCGAGGTCTACTCCCGGGCCGGGCTGACCCAGCTCAGGCTGGCCGAGACCGAAAAATACGCCCATGTCACCTATTTCCTGAACTGCGGCCGGGAAGAGCCGTTTCCGGGCGAGGAGCGCCGGCTGGTGCCGTCGCCCCGCGACGTGGCCACCTACGATCTCAAGCCCGGGATGAGCGCGGTCGGCGTCACGGACATGTTTTTGCGCGAAATGGACAAGGGCTATTCCCTGGCCGTGATGAACCTCGCCAACTGCGACATGGTCGGGCACACGGGCGTGCTGGCGGCGGCCATTGCGGCCGTCGAGACCGTGGACGCCTGCGTGGACCGGATCGTTTCCGCCTCGGTTGCGGCCGGCTGGCGGGTGCTTGTCACCGCCGACCACGGCAACGTCGAGGAAATGATCGCCCCAGGCGGCGGTCCCATGACCGCCCACACCCTGAACCCGGTGCGGCTGATTCTGGTCGATCCCGGCCGCAAGGACGCACGGCTGGCCCCGGGCAAGCTCGGCGACATCGCGCCCACGTTGCTCACCCTGGCCGGGCTGCCCGTGCCCGAAGCCATGACCGGGACCTGTCTGGTCGAAACGTCCGGGGAGGCGGCGGCATGA
- a CDS encoding ACT domain-containing protein, whose amino-acid sequence MKAEQISIFLENRSGRLEEVTRVLAEAGISIRALSLADTSDFGILRLIVSDHEKAKVALKENGFTVGRNAVVAVEVPDAPGGLHSILKLLCAGGINVEYMYAFVHQCEKSAVIIVRFDRTDQAIELLQKNNIPIIPGEKLYSI is encoded by the coding sequence ATGAAAGCCGAACAGATTTCCATCTTCCTGGAAAACCGCTCCGGTCGCCTGGAAGAAGTGACCCGCGTCCTGGCCGAGGCCGGCATCAGCATCCGGGCCCTGTCCCTGGCCGACACCTCGGATTTCGGCATCCTGCGCCTGATCGTCAGCGACCACGAGAAAGCCAAGGTCGCACTTAAGGAAAACGGCTTCACCGTCGGCCGTAACGCCGTGGTGGCCGTGGAAGTGCCGGACGCGCCGGGCGGTCTGCACTCCATTCTGAAGCTCTTGTGCGCCGGCGGCATCAACGTCGAATACATGTACGCCTTCGTCCACCAGTGCGAAAAATCGGCCGTCATCATCGTCCGCTTCGACCGCACCGACCAGGCCATCGAACTGTTGCAGAAAAACAACATCCCCATCATCCCCGGGGAAAAGCTCTACAGCATCTAA